A window from Ictalurus punctatus breed USDA103 unplaced genomic scaffold, Coco_2.0 Super-Scaffold_100046, whole genome shotgun sequence encodes these proteins:
- the LOC108261803 gene encoding uncharacterized protein LOC108261803 gives MTSNMSVSGEQDLKRDERMMEGKRSDSPEPSCVSMKSDWSMHHPVNFRDGASSPDVRLQQKKSNLSRNQLDSIFKELEHKVITLIKNELKRFRKLLSPDYPACTEREVEDEEDLHSVRDGALKITLHVLKNMNHTDLANTLHNKSVASVYQTSGRKDSSCARCCSHFFQHSSWSQNRFSSSLLVLCRGCYIVKVTTFPAQGLVKYLTLFVTIFTVMLSAVTTLVSLIFYYLNIVLKFITGSMNVLLLH, from the exons atgacctccaacatgagtgtgtctggagaacaggacttaaagagagacgagag aatgatggagggaaagagatcagactcaccagaacccagctgtgtgtccatgaagagtgactgGTCAATGCATCATCCAGTTAACTTCAGAGAcggagccagttctcctgatgtgag actacaacagaagaaatcaaacctcagcagaaatcagctggactccatattcaag gagctggaacacaaagtcatcactctgataaagaatgagctgaagaggtttaggaagctcctgagtccagattacccagcatgcactgagagggaggtggaggatgaggaggatctgcacagtgtcagagacggagcgctgaagatcacactgcacgtcctgaagaacatgaaccacacagatctcgctaacacactgcacaaca agtctgtggcctctgtgtatcagacgAGTGGGAGGAAAGATTCTTCCTGTGCAAGGTGCTGCTCTCACTTCTTTCAGCATAGCTCCTGGTCTCAAAACAGGTTTAGTTCATCGTTGCTGGTGTTGTGTAGAGGATGTTATATTGTGAAAGTCACAACTTTCCCCGCTCAAGGTCTTGTGAAATATTTGACCTTGTTTGTGACTATATTCACCGTGATGCTTTCAGCGGTTACTACATTAGTGTCCttaattttttactatttaaacattgttttaaagTTTATTACAGGCTCAATGAATGTTCTTCTCCTTCACTAG
- the LOC128629991 gene encoding histone H1, with protein MAEVAPAPAAAPAKAPKKKAASRAKKAGPSVGELIVKAVSSSKERSGVSLAALKKALAAGGYDVEKNNSRVKIAVKGLVTKGTLVQTKGTGASGSFKLNKKQTEAKKPVKKAAPKAKKPAAKKPAATKKPKKVAAKKPAAAAKKSPKKAKKPAAAAKKATKSPKKAKKPATPKKAAKSPKKAKAVKPKTTKPKAAKAKKAAPKKKSVSPARAHRHM; from the exons ATGGCAGAAGTCGCACCCGCTCCCGCCGCCGCGCCGGCCAAAGCGCCCAAGAAGAAAGCAGCTTCGAGAGCAAAAAAAGCCGGCCCTAGCGTCGGCGAGCTGATCGTCAAAGCCGTTTCCTCGTCTAAGGAGAGGAGCGGCGTGTCTCTCGCTGCTCTGAAGAAAGCGCTGGCTGCCGGCGGATACGATGTGGAGAAGAACAACTCCCGCGTCAAAATCGCCGTTAAGGGTCTCGTGACTAAAGGCActctggtgcagaccaaagggaCCGGCGCGTCTGGCTCTTTCAAGCTGAACAAGAAGCAGACCGAAGCCAAGAAGCCCGTGAAGAAAGCCGCGCCCAAAGCGAAAAAGCCCGCCGCCAAAAAGCCCGCCGCTACTAAGAAGCCCAAGAAGGTAGCGGCCAAGAAACCCGCCGCCGCGGCCAAGAAGTCTCCTAAGAAGGCGAAGAAGCCCGCCGCCGCCGCAAAGAAAGCCACCAAGAGCCCGAAGAAGGCGAAAAAGCCCGCGACCCCTAAAAAGGCAGCCAAGAGCCCCAAGAAAGCGAAAGCTGTCAAGCCCAAGACCACAAAGCCTAAAGCGGCAAAGGCGAAGAAGGCAGCACccaaaaagaa GTCAGTCTCCCCGGCGCGCGCGCACAGACATATGTAG
- the LOC128630003 gene encoding histone H3, with the protein MARTKQTARKSTGGKAPRKQLATKAARKSAPATGGVKKPHRYRPGTVALREIRRYQKSTELLIRKLPFQRLVREIAQDFKTDLRFQSSAVMALQEASEAYLVGLFEDTNLCAIHAKRVTIMPKDIQLARRIRGERA; encoded by the coding sequence AtggcaagaaccaagcagaccgCCCGTAAGTCCACCGGTGGCAAGGCGCCAAGGAAGCAGCTCGCCACTAAGGCTGCCCGCAAGAGCGCGCCGGCTACCGGCGGCGTGAAGAAGCCTCATCGTTACAGGCCCGGCACCGTGGCTCTGAGGGAGATCCGTCGTTATCAGAAGTCTACTGAGCTGCTCATCCGCAAGCTACCCTTCCAGCGCCTGGTGAGAGAAATCGCTCAGGACTTCAAGACCGACTTGCGTTTCCAGAGCTCGGCCGTCATGGCCCTGCAGGAAGCGAGCGAGGCATACCTGGTCGGTCTGTTCGAGGACACCAACCTGTGCGCTATCCacgccaagagagtgaccatcatgcccaaggatattcagctggcccgccgtattcgcggagaacgcgcttaa
- the LOC128630014 gene encoding histone H2A: MSGRGKTGGKARAKAKTRSSRAGLQFPVGRVHRLLRKGNYAERVGAGAPVYLAAVLEYLTAEILELAGNAARDNKKTRIIPRHLQLAVRNDEELNKLLGGVTIAQGGVLPNIQAVLLPKKTEKAVKTK, encoded by the coding sequence ATGagtggcagaggaaaaaccggcgGAAAAGCTAGAGCTAAGGCCAAGACTCGTTCATCCAgggctggacttcagttccccgtGGGACGTGTGCACAGGCTTCTGCGTAAAGGCAACTATGCCGAGCGCGTCGGTGCTGGCGCTCCGGTCTACCTAGCCGCAGTGTTGGAGTATCTGACCGCTGAGATCCTGGAGTTGGCCGGTAACGCCGCCCGTGACAACAAGAAGACTCGTATCATTCCCCGCCACTTGCAGCTCGCCGTGCGTAACGACGAGGAGCTGAACAAACTGCTCGGCGGAGTGACCATCGCTCAAGGTGGTGTGCTGCCCAACATTCAGGCTGTGCTTCTGCCTAAAAAGACCGAGAAGGCCGTCAAGACTAAGTAA
- the LOC128629987 gene encoding general transcription factor II-I repeat domain-containing protein 2A-like — MRDVVKIVNDIHSKVLSHLQFKVLLDEMDAQYGDVLYHQEVRWLSRGKVFRRFFDLRDEIGAFQESKIGSIQEPMDKKWLSDLAFPVDVTELLNVLNVQLQGKDQIITQLFYHIRAYKQKLLLLRRHLSAGNLANFPCFREAGMMKEKVPEYDAVLSNLIQEFDSRFEDFRHTASDFEWFVQPFTISVDTVSDDLQMEPIELQCDSELKHKFRSLPLTDFYKCVPANRFPKMCKQAQVMLSLFGSTYHCEQTFSLMNLNKCKLRCKVTDSHHHNILTLTVSPLHPNLEKLLKNKVQLHVSH, encoded by the exons ATGCGTGACGTCGTCAAAATTGTGAATGATATACACTCCAAGGTGCTCTCTCACCTGCAGTTCAAGGTACTGTTGGATGAGATGGATGCACAATATGGTGATGTGTTGTACCACCAGGAGGTTAGATGGCTGAGCAGAGGAAAAGTTTTCAGGAGATTTTTTGATCTGCGTGATGAGATCggagcttttcaggaaagcaagattggtagtattcaagagcccatggataagaaatggctttctgacctggctttcccggtggacgtcacagagctgctcaatgttttaaatgttcagctccAGGGAAAAGACCAGATTATCACCCAGCTTTTTTATCACATCAGAGCCtacaaacaaaaactactgcTGCTCAGAAGACATCTCTCAGCAG GAAATTTAGCCAATTTTCCCTGTTTTAGAGAGGCAGGCATGATGAAAGAGAAGGTACCTGAGTATGATGCTGTTCTCAGCAACCTTATCCAGGAGTTTGACAGTCGCTTTGAGGACTTCAGACACACTGCATCTGACTTTGAGTGGTTTGTTCAACCtttcaccatcagtgtggacacagtcagtgatgatcttCAGATGGAACCAATTGagcttcagtgtgattcagaactcaaacacaagttcaggtcccttcccttgacagacttctacaaatgtgtcccAGCAAACAGGTTCCCAAAGATGTgcaaacaggcacaagtgaTGCTGTCTCTGTTTGGCAGTACCTACCACTGTGAACAGACTTTCAGTCTGATGAACTTAAACAAGTGTAAACTGAGATGTAAAGTAACTGACTCTCACCACCATAATATCTTGACTTTGACAGTAAGTCCACTGCATCCCAATTTggaaaaacttttgaaaaataaggtccagcttcatgtgtctcattaG